TTCGGCTGACGTGGTCAGCGCGATCACGTCGGCGCCCTGGGCGCGCGCGGTCTCCGCGGCGCGCACCACCCGAGCGGTCGACCCGGAGCCCGATGCCGCGACCAGGACGTCCCGTTGACCGATCGCCGGGGCCGTGACCTCGCCGACGACGTGCGTCGGAAGGCCGAGGTGCATGAACCGCATCGCGGCCATCTGCAGGGCGAGCCCGCTCCGGCCGGTGCCGATGGTGAACACCGCCGGCGCCTTGAGCAGCAGTGCGCCGGCTCGGAGCCACGCCGCGGACTGCACCGCCGCGCTCACCCGGTCCACCTCGCCGACGACCGCACGGGTCGCTCCGGTGAAGAGGGCAACGTCCAGTTTCTTCGGAATCGTATTCGTCAACGAGATCTTCCTCCACTCGCGGGCGGGCGACCTTGGCACGTCGCCTGCGCTGCCATCGCGCGGGCCAATCTGCTTAGACCACAAGGATTCTCTACTGCCTGCCCGACCAGCAAGGCTTGCGGCATCAGGAAAACCTATCCCCTGATTGGGATGACGAATACTGACGGCGAAAAGAAAGCGGCCCCGGCGGAGACACCGCCGGGGCCGCTTCGTGCAGGCGTACCGTTCAGGAGGATCCCATCAGCCCTTGTGGACGCGTTTCGGGCAGATGTTCCCAGATCCCTCCTGCCGCCTGCGGCAACAGCATCACCGCCGAACGGAGCGCACGCTTCGGCGTGCGGCTTCCACCACGGCGTCGACGGTGATGCCGAACTGGCTGTACAAGGTCTTGAAATCCGCCGAAGCGCCGAAGTGCTCCAGCGACACGATCTCGCCGGCATCGCCGACAAACCGGTGCCACGGCTGCGCGATCGCCGCTTCGACGGCCACCCGGGCCCGCACCGAAGGAGGCAGCACCTCTTCCCGGTAAGCCTGGTCCTGC
This sequence is a window from Amycolatopsis benzoatilytica AK 16/65. Protein-coding genes within it:
- the hxlB gene encoding 6-phospho-3-hexuloisomerase, with translation MTNTIPKKLDVALFTGATRAVVGEVDRVSAAVQSAAWLRAGALLLKAPAVFTIGTGRSGLALQMAAMRFMHLGLPTHVVGEVTAPAIGQRDVLVAASGSGSTARVVRAAETARAQGADVIALTTSAESALAKTATEVLIIPAADKQDFDGNASVQYAGSLFEQSVLLITDSLFHALWQTSGSQARELWRLHANLE